One Dromiciops gliroides isolate mDroGli1 chromosome 3, mDroGli1.pri, whole genome shotgun sequence DNA segment encodes these proteins:
- the LOC122751122 gene encoding olfactory receptor 14C36-like — protein MSNLTTAVTEFVLLGFSDTRELQILYSLLFFLIYSAGLMGNLLIVIITTFDRRLHTPMYFFLRNLSIVDACFISTTVPQASVNSLVNNRAISVTGCAAQVFLVMFLAHFEFTLLTVMAHDRYVAICHPLHYPVIMSPRVCMQMTLSCLFTGLLNAGFHTGYTFQLSFCQSNVIHQFFCDIPSLLKISCSETFGNMLSLLVSALVVGVGCFAFITASYIRILSTVLKFPMKEDQRKAFSTCVPHIIVVSLFLISGCYVYLQPPSSSGSIKDIIFSVFYSVIPPFLNPIIYSLRNKQIQDAIRILMRRKLLLGNKA, from the coding sequence atgtcTAACTTGACCACTGCTGTGACTGAATTTGTCCTCTTAGGGTTTTCTGACACCCGAGAGCTACAGATCTTatattctttgcttttctttctcatttactcAGCAGGCTTGATGGGGAATCtcctcattgtcatcatcaccacctttGACAGGAGACTCCACACCCCCATGTACTTCTTCCTTAGGAATCTGTCCATTGTGGATGCCTGCTTCATTTCAACAACTGTGCCCCAGGCATCAGTTAACTCCCTGGTGAACAACAGAGCTATCTCAGTTACTGGATGTGCAGCTCAGGTATTTCTGGTGATGTTCCTTGCACATTTTGAGTTTACTTTGCTCACTGTCATGGCCCATGATCGCTATGTTGCCATATGCCACCCACTGCACTATCCAGTGATCATGAGTCCCCGGGTCTGTATGCAGATGACCTTATCTTGTTTGTTCACTGGCCTTCTCAATGCAGGTTTCCATACTGGTTATACATTTCAATTGTCTTTCTGCCAATCCAATGTAATTCACCAGTTCTTCTGTGATATCCCCTCTCTGCTCAAGATTTCTTGCTCAGAGACATTTGGAAATATGTTATCCTTGCTTGTCTCTGCCCTGGTAGTTGGGGTTGGCTGCTTTGCCTTCATCACTGCATCTTACATTAGGATATTGTCCACTGTGCTCAAATTTCCTATGAAAGAAGACCAAAGAAAAGCCTTCTCTACTTGTGTCCCCCACATCATTGTGGTTTCTTTGTTCCTTATTTCTGGATGTTATGTGTACTTACAACCACCTTCAAGTTCTGGCTCCATTAAAGATATCATCTTTTCAGTATTCTATTCTGTAATACCTCCCTTTCTGAATCCCATTATATATAGTCTACGTAATAAACAGATACAGGATGCTATAAGAATATTAATGAGGAGAAAGCTTTTGTTAGGGAATAAAGCCTAA